Proteins from a genomic interval of Peptococcaceae bacterium:
- a CDS encoding reverse transcriptase domain-containing protein, protein EISDGRVLRLVQKFLLAGVMDKGVFQKSVIGTPQGGVISPLLANIVLHEFDAYMVERGVQIVRYADDAVLLCRTKNEAVAALRHARYILEEVLGLKMHPDKTRIVHISKGFEFLGYMVKQGQSRCRFTGRGSSIYAIPRQKSINKFKDEIRRITRRTNPKKLPEIIAELNPVIRGWGNYYRKAHVKRLFWRLDIWIRLRLYSFITWRWRSMAWMEYPSQRLYGEFKLVRLFTLIPGMAAKVS, encoded by the coding sequence GGGAAATAAGTGACGGGCGAGTACTGCGTCTCGTCCAGAAATTCCTGCTGGCCGGAGTTATGGACAAAGGCGTCTTTCAGAAGAGCGTCATCGGCACCCCGCAAGGTGGAGTCATCTCGCCGCTTTTGGCCAACATAGTTCTGCATGAATTTGATGCCTACATGGTAGAACGTGGGGTACAAATAGTCAGATACGCTGACGATGCTGTGCTGCTCTGCCGCACCAAGAACGAAGCGGTAGCGGCGCTCAGGCACGCCAGGTATATACTGGAAGAGGTGCTCGGGTTGAAGATGCACCCCGACAAGACCCGGATTGTGCATATCTCTAAAGGTTTTGAATTTCTCGGCTACATGGTGAAACAGGGTCAGAGCAGATGTCGGTTCACCGGCAGGGGGTCAAGCATCTACGCCATACCCCGGCAGAAGTCTATAAACAAGTTTAAAGATGAGATACGACGCATTACCAGAAGAACCAATCCCAAGAAGCTACCTGAAATAATTGCGGAACTCAATCCGGTAATCCGGGGCTGGGGCAACTATTACCGTAAAGCCCATGTCAAGCGTCTGTTCTGGCGCCTGGATATTTGGATAAGGCTCAGGCTTTACTCCTTTATCACCTGGCGTTGGCGCAGTATGGCCTGGATGGAATACCCCAGTCAGAGGCTCTATGGGGAGTTTAAACTGGTGCGACTTTTTACGCTGATACCTGGTATGGCCGCAAAGGTTTCTTAA
- a CDS encoding sigma 54-interacting transcriptional regulator, which yields MSISQIRTFMQEYAETIAEVLCVDVTVVDENCIRICGTGLHRENIGLPVPHGSFFQKIIKTGKPGVICDVKKEYALCQNCSRANTCKELATMGFPIFKKDKPIGVLGLSAFTEEQKNKIINTTPELINFLKHMSNLLESKLLLIEANERLQNQIMETMNEINKNFSFEKMIGKEACFTQVLLKAQQIAQGTSTVLIRGESGTGKEFLARAIHAESPRKHRPFIAVNCASIPENLLESELFGYEGGAFTGAKKGGKLGKFELAQGGTIFLDEVGDMPLSLQPKILRVLQEKSIDRVGGDKAVSVDVRVIAATHANLEAMIKNGKFREDLYYRLNVIPLELPPLRERRGDIPLYLEHFLKKFSKMLNKKNLVLDPSLVEWLKTYRWSGNIRQLENVVEYMVNMNKTGKISFPDLPEYLEREYRESLERMSNYNSNGSFDVEVDLSLEERVARYEKSILQNFVHPGSSTNDKLQAAHALKISLATLYRKLKKHQI from the coding sequence GTGAGTATTTCTCAGATCCGGACTTTTATGCAAGAATATGCCGAAACAATTGCAGAAGTACTTTGTGTTGATGTAACTGTGGTGGATGAAAACTGTATCCGTATTTGCGGTACGGGTCTTCATCGTGAAAACATCGGACTACCGGTTCCCCATGGCTCATTTTTCCAAAAAATAATAAAAACAGGCAAGCCGGGTGTAATTTGCGATGTCAAAAAGGAATATGCGCTTTGTCAAAACTGTAGTAGGGCTAATACATGTAAAGAGTTGGCAACGATGGGCTTTCCGATCTTTAAAAAAGATAAGCCTATTGGTGTCTTAGGCTTAAGTGCTTTTACTGAGGAACAGAAAAATAAAATAATTAATACTACCCCTGAGCTTATAAATTTTCTAAAGCACATGAGCAATCTCTTAGAGAGTAAGCTTTTACTGATTGAGGCTAATGAAAGACTGCAAAACCAGATCATGGAAACTATGAATGAAATAAACAAGAATTTTTCATTCGAGAAGATGATTGGCAAGGAAGCGTGTTTTACCCAGGTATTGCTTAAGGCGCAGCAAATTGCCCAGGGAACTTCTACCGTCCTTATTCGAGGGGAAAGTGGTACCGGCAAAGAATTCTTAGCCCGGGCTATCCATGCCGAAAGCCCTCGCAAACATCGACCATTTATTGCTGTGAATTGCGCTTCAATTCCAGAAAACCTTTTGGAGAGTGAGCTTTTTGGTTATGAGGGTGGAGCCTTTACAGGGGCTAAAAAAGGTGGAAAACTGGGAAAATTTGAATTGGCGCAGGGCGGAACAATATTTTTGGATGAGGTTGGTGATATGCCGTTATCCCTTCAACCCAAGATATTAAGGGTATTACAGGAAAAATCAATTGACCGAGTGGGAGGTGATAAGGCGGTCTCTGTGGATGTCAGAGTAATCGCGGCAACTCATGCCAATCTGGAAGCCATGATAAAAAATGGAAAATTCCGCGAGGATCTTTATTATCGCCTGAATGTAATCCCCTTAGAGTTACCTCCGCTACGGGAACGCCGCGGCGACATTCCGTTATATCTTGAACACTTCCTGAAGAAATTCAGTAAAATGCTAAACAAAAAAAACCTTGTCCTTGATCCGTCTTTGGTAGAATGGCTCAAAACTTATCGATGGTCTGGAAACATCAGGCAATTGGAAAATGTAGTTGAATACATGGTTAACATGAATAAAACAGGAAAAATTAGTTTTCCTGATTTGCCGGAGTATCTTGAAAGGGAGTATAGGGAGTCTCTTGAAAGAATGAGCAATTACAATTCCAATGGTTCTTTTGATGTTGAAGTAGACCTAAGTCTGGAAGAAAGGGTTGCTCGATACGAAAAATCCATTTTGCAAAATTTTGTACATCCCGGATCCAGTACAAATGATAAGCTGCAAGCCGCCCATGCTTTGAAGATTAGCTTAGCTACGCTATATCGAAAGCTGAAAAAGCATCAGATATAA
- a CDS encoding L-serine ammonia-lyase, iron-sulfur-dependent, subunit alpha produces the protein MQESQLITLLKQEVKPGLGCTEPAAVALAAAHAALFLGGKIEKADIIVSSNIYKNAYAVTIPNTQEKGLKIASALGLLLRNPQKELEIFEDVKPEDVVKAKHLISNEKIQVTVQQLDDFYIETRIEGEKGWAKVVLSGGHTDLVKAVVNNEVVFSKNDFQASKRPKEFDLTAYTIRGLVEFIEKIPLDEILFLENGIKMNLQISAKGLELKSGLAVGSGLQAMLKKGVLQNDLVNKARIAVAGACDARMAGLNMPVMTSMGSGNHGLEASIPLIIVGKEIRAPKEKVLRALALSHLVTAFVKQHTGKLSPICGCSVAAGAGATAGIAWLMGGSLIQVEGAIKNVIGNLSGLICDGAKGGCALKLATSAAESVIAAQLALNNIIIQDSDGIISTTVEDTIRNLGKISSSGMANIDSTILEIILNKGSKENAY, from the coding sequence TTGCAGGAGAGTCAGTTGATTACACTTCTCAAACAAGAAGTAAAACCTGGATTAGGCTGTACGGAGCCAGCGGCAGTTGCCTTAGCAGCCGCACATGCAGCATTATTTTTAGGTGGGAAAATTGAAAAAGCAGATATCATCGTGAGCTCCAATATCTATAAAAATGCATATGCCGTTACTATTCCCAATACCCAGGAAAAGGGGTTGAAGATAGCGTCTGCGTTAGGGTTACTTTTAAGAAATCCCCAAAAGGAATTGGAAATATTCGAAGATGTAAAGCCTGAAGATGTTGTTAAGGCTAAACACTTAATCTCTAATGAGAAAATTCAGGTCACGGTGCAACAGTTAGATGATTTTTATATTGAAACCAGGATCGAGGGGGAAAAAGGTTGGGCCAAGGTGGTTTTGTCCGGTGGACATACCGATTTGGTTAAAGCGGTTGTAAATAACGAGGTTGTATTCTCAAAAAATGATTTTCAAGCTTCAAAGCGACCAAAAGAATTTGATTTAACCGCTTATACTATCCGCGGGCTAGTGGAATTTATAGAGAAGATCCCCCTAGATGAAATTCTTTTTTTAGAAAATGGGATTAAAATGAATCTTCAGATATCTGCAAAAGGGTTGGAGCTGAAATCGGGACTGGCAGTTGGAAGTGGACTGCAAGCTATGCTTAAAAAAGGGGTCTTGCAAAATGATCTTGTCAACAAAGCCCGGATTGCTGTGGCGGGAGCTTGTGATGCCCGGATGGCTGGCCTGAATATGCCAGTGATGACATCTATGGGAAGCGGTAACCATGGCCTTGAAGCATCTATCCCTTTAATTATTGTGGGAAAAGAAATCAGAGCCCCGAAAGAAAAGGTTTTAAGAGCTTTGGCCTTGAGTCATTTGGTTACGGCCTTTGTAAAACAGCATACGGGCAAACTCTCTCCTATTTGCGGCTGTTCTGTAGCGGCAGGGGCCGGGGCGACGGCGGGGATTGCCTGGCTGATGGGGGGAAGTTTGATTCAGGTAGAGGGCGCGATTAAAAATGTCATCGGAAACCTTAGCGGACTGATATGTGATGGGGCAAAAGGCGGATGTGCCCTGAAACTGGCGACATCGGCCGCTGAATCTGTCATTGCAGCCCAGTTAGCATTAAATAATATTATTATTCAAGACAGTGATGGGATCATTTCTACAACAGTAGAGGACACTATTCGCAATCTGGGTAAAATCAGTTCTTCTGGAATGGCTAATATTGATTCAACAATTTTAGAAATTATCCTAAACAAAGGGTCAAAAGAGAACGCATATTGA
- the alr gene encoding alanine racemase, with amino-acid sequence MNIDKLTRPSWVEVDLDVITKNVKNIKDICGNKVTVIGTLKGHGYGHGLVTIANHLSDLGIDYYAVGHVHDGIYLRKHGVKGKIMVFGNTLPDAAELYTKYSLMPTFFNANDPEKYMSVLGAKTPLKVWIKVETGLGRLGVSVEEVPAMLKFIKEKTPYEIEGIYSHIGARGGSPAPEDKEYCLKSWELFRGLLEEIEGMGIQIPLKEINSSHSMITMPFANLNCVNVGGALYSELLPENKYDFGSAYKALKSKLISVKKFKAGSQIGGFPLERDSLIGVAPIGVMDGLSPKNKDHCVLVRGTRVPIRGPLTAECIRIDVTDAEGVSVGDEVTIVGRQGNEEITAKEMCDRVGITILQLWTGISPLTVPRVFYKNGKICGMEMIE; translated from the coding sequence ATGAATATTGACAAGTTGACGCGTCCAAGCTGGGTAGAAGTTGATTTGGATGTTATCACCAAGAACGTCAAAAACATCAAGGATATTTGCGGTAACAAGGTAACTGTGATCGGGACCTTAAAAGGACACGGCTATGGCCACGGGCTGGTTACGATAGCAAATCACCTGTCTGACCTCGGGATAGACTATTATGCCGTGGGACATGTTCATGACGGGATATATTTGAGAAAACACGGCGTAAAAGGGAAAATAATGGTCTTTGGCAATACCCTACCTGACGCGGCGGAGTTGTACACAAAGTACTCCTTAATGCCGACATTTTTTAATGCGAATGATCCGGAAAAGTATATGAGCGTCTTAGGAGCCAAGACTCCTCTGAAGGTATGGATAAAGGTTGAAACAGGTCTGGGCAGACTAGGCGTAAGTGTTGAGGAAGTTCCGGCGATGCTTAAATTCATCAAGGAAAAGACTCCGTACGAAATTGAGGGTATATACTCTCACATAGGCGCAAGAGGTGGTTCCCCGGCCCCGGAAGACAAAGAATACTGCCTGAAGTCATGGGAGCTTTTCAGGGGGCTTCTGGAAGAAATTGAGGGAATGGGAATACAAATACCTTTAAAAGAAATCAACAGCAGCCATTCCATGATAACCATGCCGTTTGCGAATCTGAACTGTGTTAACGTCGGCGGAGCTTTATATAGCGAATTGCTGCCGGAGAACAAATATGATTTTGGTTCGGCATATAAGGCTTTGAAGTCCAAGCTTATTTCTGTTAAAAAGTTTAAAGCAGGAAGCCAGATCGGAGGATTTCCTCTTGAAAGGGACAGCTTGATAGGGGTAGCTCCCATAGGCGTGATGGATGGATTGTCTCCCAAGAATAAAGATCATTGCGTTTTGGTGCGAGGAACAAGGGTACCAATAAGAGGACCACTGACTGCAGAGTGTATTAGGATCGACGTAACAGACGCCGAGGGAGTTTCAGTCGGAGATGAGGTTACCATCGTTGGGCGTCAGGGTAATGAAGAGATAACAGCAAAAGAAATGTGTGATCGGGTCGGCATTACAATTTTACAACTTTGGACAGGCATCAGTCCATTAACTGTGCCGCGTGTATTCTATAAAAATGGTAAGATTTGCGGAATGGAAATGATTGAATAG
- a CDS encoding IS110 family transposase has protein sequence MIEDAINEVMEELRLSEDTPYRHVIDTIPGIGSVLAAAIIGEIGDVACFPNAWALVAYAGLDVSVRASGLFEGTRNRMSKRGSPMLRNSLGLAARRPGALIRN, from the coding sequence GTGATCGAGGATGCAATTAACGAGGTTATGGAGGAACTTCGCCTCAGCGAGGATACTCCATATCGCCACGTAATTGATACCATCCCCGGTATCGGTTCTGTTCTGGCTGCCGCAATTATCGGTGAGATAGGGGATGTCGCTTGTTTCCCCAACGCCTGGGCCCTTGTGGCTTATGCAGGCCTGGATGTTTCTGTCAGGGCTTCAGGATTGTTCGAGGGTACTCGCAACCGGATGTCTAAACGCGGTTCCCCTATGCTGAGAAACAGCCTGGGGTTGGCCGCCCGTCGGCCCGGCGCTTTAATCCGGAACTGA
- a CDS encoding IS110 family transposase — MIYGGVDVAKYRHEVCLVNDAGDVVLQMHIDNNQRGLNKLLQALERLWVSSQTVLSSAWKPPDITGFLIYCHLSELGGQLHVINPIQSDALRNLYVHKTKADQKDALLLADLLRLGRAPATRLASETVPQIADSLTPSF, encoded by the coding sequence ATGATTTATGGTGGCGTTGATGTAGCCAAGTATCGCCACGAGGTGTGCCTCGTAAATGATGCTGGTGATGTCGTCCTGCAGATGCATATAGATAACAACCAGAGAGGATTGAACAAGCTTTTGCAGGCATTGGAAAGGTTGTGGGTATCGAGCCAGACAGTGTTAAGTTCTGCCTGGAAGCCACCGGACATTACTGGCTTCCTAATCTACTGCCACCTTAGTGAGTTGGGGGGTCAGCTTCATGTTATTAACCCTATCCAGTCGGATGCTTTGCGTAATCTCTATGTGCATAAGACCAAGGCCGACCAGAAGGATGCCCTGCTTCTTGCTGACTTGCTGCGATTGGGACGTGCCCCTGCAACCAGGCTTGCTTCTGAAACGGTTCCTCAAATTGCAGACTCTCTCACGCCTTCGTTTTGA